The genomic stretch TCCTTGTTATTTGCAGATAATCTCATAGTGTGCGGATCGGCTTCAAATCAAGATGCCCAGACTATCTCTCAGGTAATCAATCATTTCTGTAACCTTTCAGGACAAGCTCCAAACTGGTCAAAATCCGCTATCCTCTTTAGTCATCATACTGACCAGAATGCTAAGCTTTACATTAAAAATTTGTTCCCTGCCCCGCACATGGACTCTTCTACTTTTCACCTAGGCCATCCTCTTATACTCCCAGGGGAGCAGGTCTGCTGCTTATCAGTTTTTAATTGACAGGTTCAAGGCCAAACTTACAGGTTACAAAGCTAATAGGGTTTCTCATGCTGGTCGCCTTACTCTCATAAAATCCGttttttcttccattcctgtttaTTATATGTCCAATATTTTGCTAAGCAAGAAAATCAGTTCTAAACTTACTTCGGTGGTATGAAAATTCTGGTGGACTGGTATTCAACATAATCAAAACTCAAAACCTCTCTGTCTTAGAGCCTGTCATGATATCTGCAAGCCTATTCATGAGAGAGGGTTAGGCATAAGAGACCTCTCTATTATGAACAAAGCTTTGGTTGCCATGTCCGTTTGGAGGCTGTTGAAAGAGCCTGATTCCCTTACGGCTAAAGTTTTCAATGCTAAATATTTTCCTGACACTTCTATTTGGCGCGCTAATCATGCTATTCCTAAATCTGCCTTCTAGTACTCAGCTTTACATGTGTTGCCTTTTATAGAAAAATCTTGTCATCTTCAGATTGCTGCAGGTAACTCCAGTGTTTAGTCCTCGCCATGgtgcgaggactggaagcaaattTATGATCATTTGATTACCCAACCAGGTTCACCTTGTCCAACAGTTATCAAGGATTTGTGGCACAATAATTCCAAGTGCTGGGATGAAGAAAAGATTTCTGCTCACTTTGATGAAGGCATGAAGAATAAAATTCTGCAAGTTCCTCTTACTAATGCTGATTTTCAGGATGAATTGTGTTGGAAATATACTCCATCTGGACAATGCACAACCAAAAGTGCATACAAGATTTTCCTGCAGGATCAGGAGACTCCCTCTCGAGGTGTTAGACGCACAGTTTCAGATTCGAAGAAACAATTCTTAATGCAAGCATGGAAGAACTCCAAGTTGCCGCCAAGAGTGAAGACTTTTACATGGCATTTAATCAGAAGGGCGTTAGCAACAGGTATGAGTGCTTCTCATTTCTCCACTCACATTAAGAAAGAATGTGCACGGTGCGGTGCACCTGAGTCCGACTCCCATCttttcttccacttctcctttgCTCGCGCAGTTTAGTTTGTTTCTTTGGGGTTTAAAGCAGATTCTTTTGCCGAAAGTTGTTATCCTTCGATATTATTCAGCAAATGATCTCTGCTTCTTACCATGAAGCTTTTGTGCATCAAATCATGTCCATCCTATGGAATATTTGGAAAGCCCGAAATGATTTACTTTTCAACAAAAAATCTTGGTCTGTCAACAAAGTCCTTTTTGCTGCTTCAAACCTTTAGTCGGCTAGTACGGATAAGGATCAACTCTCTCAAAGTTTGAAGCCTGATTTTTCAAGCACTGCTAATTTTGTTCATGCTTCTAGGAACACTTCTTTTGTATTGCCCGCAGGCCCGGTTGCATTTTCTGATGCGGCGTTTAAGTCCTGTCCCTCGACAAGAGTTGCTGGCCTGGGAGTTTATTTGATGAATCCAGACCAAAATTCCAGCATATATATCCAGGCTTCTTCAGCACATGTTGATTCTGTTTTGCAGGCTGAAGCACATGCCTTGGTACTTGCGGCGGTGGCTGTTCGATTCCTTGGCTGGAACAACGTGACCTTTCTTTCAGACTGCAAGGTACTTGTGGACGTGGCGGAGGCGGCTGATTTGATTTCCAAACCAGGCCATTGGTCTGCTAGACCAATACTTGCTGAATTTTTTAGATATAGGAGACAACAATTGGAGCATGTCATTAAGGTGCCGAGGTTGAAAAACAAAATTGCTCATTCCATAGTCAAAAGAGCACTCAAATATATCTCTAGCTCCGGCTGCTCCTTCACTTGCAAATCTTCTTTGCCCTCGAATACATATGTGCAAGATGGCTCTTTGTAACTTCCTTTTGGGAAGCTACAGTCTGTACTTTGTCACGGTTGCTAATAAATAAAGTTTtactttgccaaaaaaaaacttCAATATAATTTATAGGTAGACTTTGGAAGCCATTTCATCAGTTGACAACTTTCTCGGTGGACAACTGGACATACATGAAAGATGAGATCCGTATCTTCTATAAGCTGTATTCTAGCTGGATTTTTATTAAATAGGTAACATGTGTCATACATACATGATTACACGGTAGAAAAAAATGGAATTCACTCTAAAAACAGAGTAGACTGACAGCTTACCACCACactctttttttcttcatttccCATTTTGTTACTGTTGCAGAGATGGAGGACCGCCGCCGGCGATCCGGAGGTGGGAAGGACCGGATCAGCGGCGAGCTGCTGCACGtcatcctccgccgcctccgctctGCGCCCGCTGCCGAGGACCGCCGCCGGCGACCCGGAGGTGGGAAGGACCGGATCAGCGGCCTTCCTGACGAGCTGCTGCACGtcatcctccgccgcctccgctctgcgcccgccgccgcgcgcacAAGCGCGCTTTCCCGCCGCTGGCGTCGCGTCTGGGCTCACAGCCCAGATCTCGTTTTTGGTGACGACCTAATTCGTGGcgtggagggcggcggagccTCGTTCCTCGACGCCTTagacgccgccctcgccgcctacTCCGACGACCGGGCCGTCCACGTCGGCAGTCTCAAGATCACCGTGCCTCGCACATGCGGGGCGAACGTGCCCGGCCGCCGCGTTGCGCCGTGGCTGCGTTTCGCCTCGCGACGCCTCGCGGGCACGTTCTACCTCTCCGTGCCTTATTACCGCAATCCACGGCCGCAGGTCAACCTCGAGGACGACGAGCTCGAGCTGCCCCCGTGCGAGGGAGCGACGGCGATAGAACTTCGGCTCGGATCACGGTTCCGCCTCCGTATCCTGCCGGCCGGCACTTTCGCAGCGCTGGCTGACCTGAAGATCCACTCAGCCACCGTGGTGGGCCGGGAGCTGGAGGTCCTCGTGTCCTCGCAGTGCCCGCGCCTGCGGAATCTCGAACTGGTCGTCAACCTGCTTGCCGCGTCGGACATCGCCGTGAGCTCCGCCACGTTACGGAGACTGAAGTTCTATGTCCGGGACACACGCCGGCTTTACATCGCCGCTCCTATGCTCGAAATTCTGGATGTATCACAGATCGCCGATGCTCACATCGCTGCACCGAATCTCGCCGAGGTTCTCTTGAGCAGCACAAATGTTTTCTTTGCCGACACCGGGCGCCATCTCCGGCGGTTAGCCATCATGTTGTGCTCTGCGACCGCACCGTTGATGCGGTGGCTCGACTCGGTCAACTATTTGCAACTTCAAATCCCCAGTGTGCGATTCATGGGCTATTAGCAGTTTCCTCAATTGATTCATGTCACTGAATCATTTGATCCATTGGCTAATTCTCTTTTACTATTGGTTGATTTGCTAGGTAACAGGGCGCTACAGGACAGGGTGGCACGAACTTCTTCCGAAGTGTGAGATCTTGTGTGTATCATCCTCAGGGTTGAATGTCCATGCCTTTGAACCATTCTTGCTGCATATCCTGAGGAAAGGAAACACTATAACTATAAGGAAGCTGCTTCTATATTTTGCATTTCCTTCGATGGTAAATTTCTAAGTATTTATTTGTTACTCACACAAATATATTTGAGTGGGGTAATGCTGCATTCATCTCCATCATCTTTTCTCTACAAATGACGTACTCTGCTCTAATACTGGACTTGTTTTAAATTTTCAGAAACCTTACTGCTCTTTGGATTGTCCCTGCCGGATACCTGAGAGTCCCATGACAAATAAAACTATCCTTGATTCACTTGAAGACATAGAGATACATGTCGGAGGATCAGCGCGTAAAGTGGATAAATTTGTGGAGTTGCTAGAGCAGCTGTTGTCCGATATATGGAGCACAACAACACTAGTGAATCTTAAGAGTGTGGAAATGAACATGTTGTGCCCTGATTCTCCCCTAAGCGACGAGCTATGCAAGAAGATCCGTGGGATGTGTCCTTCAAATATCAGAATCAAAtcaaatgtgtttcccaaggggCTCCCTCAGGATTAGAAACTATTCCTGTAGGAGCTCTGTGCATGTGTTGGACCATGTTCAGAACATAAATCATGTTATGTTCTATTGAGAAAGTCATTGTATGTGCTTTATTAAACGTTGTTTAGCCGATAGTTGT from Lolium rigidum isolate FL_2022 chromosome 4, APGP_CSIRO_Lrig_0.1, whole genome shotgun sequence encodes the following:
- the LOC124647256 gene encoding uncharacterized protein LOC124647256, translating into MEDRRRRSGGGKDRISGELLHVILRRLRSAPAAEDRRRRPGGGKDRISGLPDELLHVILRRLRSAPAAARTSALSRRWRRVWAHSPDLVFGDDLIRGVEGGGASFLDALDAALAAYSDDRAVHVGSLKITVPRTCGANVPGRRVAPWLRFASRRLAGTFYLSVPYYRNPRPQVNLEDDELELPPCEGATAIELRLGSRFRLRILPAGTFAALADLKIHSATVVGRELEVLVSSQCPRLRNLELVVNLLAASDIAVSSATLRRLKFYVRDTRRLYIAAPMLEILDVSQIADAHIAAPNLAEVLLSSTNVFFADTGRHLRRLAIMLCSATAPLMRWLDSVNYLQLQIPSVTGRYRTGWHELLPKCEILCVSSSGLNVHAFEPFLLHILRKGNTITIRKLLLYFAFPSMKPYCSLDCPCRIPESPMTNKTILDSLEDIEIHVGGSARKVDKFVELLEQLLSDIWSTTTLVNLKSVEMNMLCPDSPLSDELCKKIRGMCPSNIRIKSNVFPKGLPQD